The Danio rerio strain Tuebingen ecotype United States chromosome 1, GRCz12tu, whole genome shotgun sequence genome includes a region encoding these proteins:
- the ggact.3 gene encoding gamma-glutamylaminecyclotransferase C — translation MSTHHVFVYGSLKKGQPNHHELLNSNNGQAEFITCAQTKEPYPLVIATKHNIPFLLNVPGSGKQVSGEIYSVDQKMLEFLDWFEKCPDWYQRTSIQLEILKGNGESGRIEEASVYSKINFEPDWLNKPTHESYDTNGDHGLKFVCREDRKDD, via the coding sequence ATGAGCACCCATCATGTATTTGTGTACGGCTCACTAAAGAAAGGCCAGCCAAACCACCACGAACTCTTGAACTCTAACAATGGTCAAGCTGAGTTCATCACCTGCGCCCAGACCAAAGAGCCATACCCGCTGGTTATTGCCACCAAACACAACATTCCTTTTCTGCTGAATGTGCCCGGCTCTGGAAAGCAGGTCTCTGGTGAGATCTACAGCGTTGACCAGAAGATGCTGGAGTTCCTGGACTGGTTTGAGAAATGTCCAGACTGGTACCAGCGCACTTCCATCCAGCTGGAGATCCTAAAGGGGAATGGAGAATCTGGAAGAATTGAGGAGGCTTCTGTCTACAGCAAAATAAATTTTGAACCCGACTGGCTCAACAAGCCCACACATGAAAGTTATGATACCAATGGTGACCATGGACTGAAATTTGTGTGTCGAGAAGACAGGAAAGATGATTAA